The Acetonema longum DSM 6540 genome has a segment encoding these proteins:
- a CDS encoding lactate utilization protein: MDANVKWYLEKKVERTIVGLKKHNMQGIYLENTVQLMNKIEELIPENSLVAVGDSMTLFETGVIERLRSGKYQFLDKYEPGLTRIEKDQIYRQTFSADTFLCSTNALTETGELYNIDGNGSRVAAMIYGPKQVIIVAGVNKIVKNLEEAEIRVRNYAAPLDAKRLNKKTPCTTVGYCVDCQSEDRICNDFVVIKRQSDPNRIKVIIMGESYGY; the protein is encoded by the coding sequence ATGGACGCTAATGTTAAATGGTATTTGGAGAAAAAAGTGGAAAGAACAATTGTGGGTTTGAAGAAGCATAATATGCAGGGGATTTATCTGGAGAATACGGTACAGCTCATGAATAAAATTGAAGAATTGATACCCGAAAATTCCCTTGTGGCGGTAGGCGATTCGATGACTCTTTTTGAAACAGGCGTCATTGAACGGTTGCGCAGTGGGAAATATCAGTTTCTCGATAAGTACGAACCTGGCCTTACCCGTATTGAAAAAGATCAGATCTACAGGCAGACGTTTTCCGCGGATACGTTTTTATGCAGTACAAATGCCTTAACGGAGACCGGCGAACTCTATAATATCGATGGAAACGGCAGCAGGGTTGCTGCGATGATTTATGGACCCAAACAGGTGATTATTGTCGCCGGAGTCAATAAAATTGTAAAAAATCTGGAAGAAGCGGAAATCAGGGTGAGAAATTACGCGGCACCGCTGGATGCCAAAAGATTAAATAAAAAAACACCGTGTACTACGGTTGGCTACTGTGTTGACTGCCAAAGTGAAGATCGAATCTGCAACGATTTTGTTGTGATTAAGCGGCAGTCTGATCCGAATCGGATCAAGGTAATCATTATGGGGGAAAGTTACGGTTATTAG